The Nitrospirota bacterium genome contains a region encoding:
- a CDS encoding DUF523 and DUF1722 domain-containing protein, translated as MKTRSSRSGRGTIPGGGTIRLGISACLLGQKVRYDAGHKYDPYLVETLGRYVEWVSVCPEVESGLPVPREAMRLVGTPEAPRLVTRTSGIDHTGRMLRWAEQKLTTLEQMDLSGFVFKSRSPSSGMQGVTIYNASGMPSRRGPGLFAGAFMRRFPLIPVEDEGRLHDPGLRENFIERIFVFKRWQELMRRGRALRDLVAFHTEHKLLVLAHSPRHYRLLGALVAGAKKLPPEKLHAGYLAGLMEGLRLIATVRKNTNVLHHMLGYFKKRLSADEKQEVLGIIDSYHKGDIPLIVPVVLLEHFARKYDEPYLMRQHYLNPHPLELTLRNHA; from the coding sequence ATGAAGACCCGTTCGAGCCGCAGCGGAAGAGGGACCATCCCCGGCGGGGGGACGATCAGGCTCGGCATCAGCGCCTGCCTCCTGGGGCAGAAAGTGCGCTATGATGCGGGGCACAAATACGACCCCTATCTCGTCGAGACCCTCGGCAGATACGTCGAGTGGGTATCGGTATGCCCTGAAGTGGAGAGCGGCCTGCCGGTGCCGCGCGAAGCGATGCGCCTCGTCGGAACTCCCGAAGCCCCCCGCCTCGTCACCCGGACCTCGGGCATCGACCATACCGGCCGGATGCTCCGGTGGGCCGAACAAAAGCTGACGACACTCGAACAGATGGATCTCTCCGGCTTCGTCTTCAAAAGCAGGTCGCCGAGCTCCGGGATGCAGGGAGTCACGATATACAATGCCTCGGGGATGCCGTCGCGCAGGGGCCCGGGCCTCTTTGCAGGAGCCTTCATGCGCCGTTTCCCGCTCATCCCGGTCGAGGATGAGGGAAGGCTCCACGACCCCGGGCTGCGGGAGAACTTCATCGAGCGGATATTCGTCTTCAAGCGCTGGCAGGAGCTCATGAGACGGGGAAGAGCGCTCAGGGACCTCGTCGCCTTTCACACGGAGCACAAGCTCCTGGTGCTCGCCCACAGCCCCCGGCACTACCGGCTCCTCGGCGCGCTCGTTGCCGGTGCGAAGAAGCTCCCCCCCGAAAAGCTCCATGCCGGGTATCTCGCCGGGCTCATGGAGGGGCTCCGCCTCATCGCAACGGTCAGGAAGAATACGAATGTGCTCCACCATATGCTCGGCTACTTCAAGAAGCGGCTCTCGGCGGACGAAAAGCAGGAGGTCCTCGGGATAATCGACAGCTACCATAAAGGGGATATCCCTCTCATCGTCCCTGTCGTGCTCCTGGAGCACTTTGCGCGGAAATACGATGAGCCCTATCTCATGCGGCAGCACTACCTCAACCCCCATCCGCTGGAGCTCACGTTGCGAAACCACGCCTGA
- a CDS encoding MBL fold metallo-hydrolase: MRAISLQSGSNGNCIYVEAGRVKLLFDAGICGIEAARRLAAQGRDIREVDGVIISHDHADHVRYAGVYQRKYGLPLYITPRTLERADARHRLGILRKVNFFFAGGTLDFGTVSVRTVPTPHDAIDGAVFIVESDGKRLGVMTDLGHPFDELHALLPTLDGVFIESNYDPEMLKHGPYPAVLKRRIKGTAGHISNEEAAALLKASPRLRWACLAHLSEQNNTPRLALETHRSVLGPGLSLHVAARYHASAPLCL; encoded by the coding sequence ATGCGTGCTATTTCTTTACAGTCGGGCAGCAACGGCAACTGCATCTATGTCGAGGCGGGGAGGGTGAAGCTGCTCTTCGACGCCGGCATCTGCGGCATCGAGGCGGCCCGCCGTCTCGCCGCGCAGGGGCGCGATATACGGGAGGTCGACGGGGTGATCATCTCCCACGACCACGCCGACCATGTCCGGTATGCGGGCGTGTACCAGCGCAAATACGGCCTGCCGCTCTACATTACCCCCCGGACGCTCGAACGGGCCGACGCCCGCCACCGGCTGGGGATACTGCGGAAGGTGAACTTCTTCTTTGCCGGAGGAACGCTCGACTTCGGGACCGTCTCGGTCAGGACCGTTCCCACGCCCCACGACGCCATCGACGGCGCCGTCTTCATAGTCGAGAGCGACGGGAAGCGCCTCGGGGTCATGACCGATCTCGGCCATCCCTTCGACGAGCTGCATGCCCTCCTGCCCACCCTCGACGGGGTCTTCATCGAGAGCAATTACGATCCCGAAATGCTGAAGCACGGCCCCTATCCCGCGGTGCTCAAGCGCCGCATCAAGGGAACCGCGGGGCATATTTCGAACGAGGAAGCGGCGGCGCTGCTCAAGGCGAGCCCCCGGCTGCGCTGGGCCTGCCTCGCCCATCTCTCGGAGCAGAACAATACGCCCCGGCTCGCCCTCGAGACCCACCGTTCGGTCCTCGGCCCCGGCTTGAGTCTCCATGTAGCCGCCCGCTATCACGCGTCAGCGCCGCTATGCCTCTAG
- a CDS encoding TIGR00730 family Rossman fold protein yields the protein MELHFTRTNGPIDETIDRLMELVEGVHHPELVREMILASLKAGQEEDIKADLKLMNTTLKEMRFTAKIFGPYRDARKVTVFGSARIAPDELLYRMAHSFGAALARESYMVITGAGGGIMQAVNEGAGPEHSFGVNIRLPFEQKPNPTLEGSPRLITYKYFFNRKVAFLKEASAIALFPGGFGTLDEAMETLTLIQTGKRTPMPLVLIDEPGGNYWAWWLRFFREELLPRGYVSPSDFRLFELVDSVETAVERITTFFRRYHSQRYVERKLVMRLTAPLEPKAIRELNEEFHDILMPGGSIESSGPLPAEADEPETAQLPRLVLDFNKKDFGRLRALIDRVNSC from the coding sequence ATGGAGCTTCACTTTACGAGGACCAACGGCCCTATCGACGAGACGATCGATCGTCTGATGGAGCTCGTGGAAGGAGTTCACCATCCCGAGCTCGTGAGGGAGATGATCCTCGCGTCGCTGAAAGCGGGCCAGGAAGAAGATATCAAAGCAGACCTGAAGCTGATGAACACGACGCTCAAGGAGATGCGGTTCACCGCAAAGATTTTCGGTCCCTATCGCGATGCCCGGAAGGTTACGGTCTTCGGCTCGGCGCGGATCGCCCCTGACGAGCTGCTCTACCGGATGGCGCATAGCTTCGGTGCAGCGCTGGCCCGGGAGAGCTACATGGTCATCACCGGGGCAGGGGGCGGCATCATGCAGGCGGTCAACGAGGGAGCGGGGCCGGAGCACTCCTTCGGGGTCAACATCCGCCTTCCCTTCGAGCAGAAGCCGAACCCTACGCTCGAGGGCAGTCCCCGCCTGATCACCTACAAGTATTTTTTCAACCGGAAGGTCGCCTTTCTCAAGGAGGCGAGCGCGATAGCGCTCTTCCCGGGCGGGTTCGGCACGCTCGATGAGGCGATGGAGACCCTTACGCTCATTCAGACCGGCAAGCGCACCCCCATGCCCCTGGTGCTCATCGATGAGCCGGGCGGGAACTATTGGGCGTGGTGGCTCCGCTTTTTCAGGGAGGAGCTGCTGCCGCGCGGGTACGTAAGCCCTTCCGACTTCCGGCTCTTCGAGCTCGTCGATTCCGTGGAGACCGCTGTGGAGCGGATCACCACCTTCTTCCGCCGCTACCACAGCCAGCGCTACGTGGAGAGGAAGCTGGTCATGCGGCTGACTGCTCCCCTCGAGCCGAAGGCGATCAGGGAGCTGAACGAAGAGTTTCACGATATCTTGATGCCGGGGGGCAGCATCGAATCGTCCGGTCCGCTGCCTGCAGAGGCCGACGAGCCCGAGACGGCGCAGCTTCCCCGGCTGGTGCTCGACTTCAATAAGAAGGATTTCGGGAGACTGCGGGCGTTGATCGACAGGGTGAACAGCTGCTGA